The DNA window GCCCGCGGTCGCGCGCGAGAATGGCCGTCTTCACGAGCCGGGCGACCGGCCCGGGCGTGGCGTCGCAAATCGAGATGGCCTCGACCACGTTGTCGCGCTTGAGGACGGTGCGCACGCCGTTGAGGAACTCCGCCGAGTTGATCTGCGCGCGGTGATAGTGAAGCAGCCGCTCCACAAACACCGCGATCGCCACCGCGCTGGTGAGCAGCAGCACCCACAGCATCGGCCCGCCTGCGAAGAGCGGAAACCCCGCCGCGCCCTTCGCGGCCGATGGCACGGCATTCGTCGTCACCGCGGCCATCAGGGCGGGGGCGTTCGCGACGGCGGTAAGGATCATCGTCGGCAGCATGGTGAGGTTATAGGTGGACACTTCGCGAAGTTCAAAGTTCAAAGTTCGAAGTTCCGCGCGATGCGCTCCCGGTGGCGTGGGAAACTCGGCAACTTGGAACTTGGCACTGGGAGCCTGGAACTCCATCTTTCGCGCATGGAACGACCCGACCAGCTTCGCGAACTGTTCCGCATGCAGCAGTCGCTCAACGAACGCATCGGCGTCCGCACCGACGGCATGAGCGAGGAGGAGAAGACCAAGTGGGTGCTCAACTACTGCCGCGCGATGTCCCAGGAGATGGCCGAGCTCACCGACAGCGTCCCGTGGAAGTGGTGGGCGAAGTATCAGAAGTTCGACGAGCAGAACGCGCGCGTCGAGGTGGTGGACCTGTTCCACTTCCTCATCAGCCTCGCGCAAGTGCTGGGCATGAGCGCGGACGACGTCTTCGCCGCCTACTGCAAGAAGAACGAGGTGAACTTCAGGCGGCAGGACACCGGCTACGCGGTGAAGGACGAGCACGACTCGAAGCACATCTGACCCGGACTGGTTGAACGATTCCGATGGTCGCCAAACCCACGCCCCAGCCGACACTCCGCGTGCCGTTGCGTCTGCGCAAGGAAGTGCAGACCGTGCTCATCACACGCGCGCAGATTGCCCGGCGCGTGCGCGAACTGGCGCGCGGCATCCAGCGGGA is part of the Verrucomicrobiota bacterium genome and encodes:
- a CDS encoding dUTPase, whose amino-acid sequence is MERPDQLRELFRMQQSLNERIGVRTDGMSEEEKTKWVLNYCRAMSQEMAELTDSVPWKWWAKYQKFDEQNARVEVVDLFHFLISLAQVLGMSADDVFAAYCKKNEVNFRRQDTGYAVKDEHDSKHI